Proteins from a genomic interval of Gammaproteobacteria bacterium:
- a CDS encoding methyltransferase domain-containing protein has product MDGQDLQPHDGAPAPGSFFLSWLQSPFSVGAVAPSGRELGRLMTLGIGPGSRVLELGAGTGTLTQAILDRGVSPADLFAVEQNPKFAAILKDRFPSCTIVTADAQSLSRHLHSLRGSMDYVVSGLPLLLFTARQKMRVLEQAFSMLMPQGCLHQFTYGGRCSVGRALLSRLGLDAALIGVAARNIPPAFVYRLTRAHD; this is encoded by the coding sequence ATGGATGGACAGGATCTGCAGCCGCACGACGGGGCGCCCGCGCCCGGAAGCTTCTTCCTGAGCTGGCTGCAGAGTCCGTTCTCGGTCGGAGCGGTGGCGCCGAGCGGCCGCGAGCTCGGGCGGCTGATGACGCTCGGTATCGGCCCGGGCTCGCGCGTCCTCGAGCTCGGCGCGGGGACGGGGACGCTCACGCAGGCGATTCTCGACCGCGGCGTTTCGCCGGCCGATCTCTTCGCCGTGGAACAGAATCCGAAATTTGCGGCCATACTGAAAGACCGGTTCCCGTCGTGCACGATCGTCACGGCGGATGCCCAATCGCTCTCTCGGCACTTGCATAGCCTTCGCGGAAGCATGGATTATGTGGTCAGCGGCCTGCCGTTGCTGCTCTTCACGGCCCGGCAGAAGATGCGGGTGCTGGAGCAGGCCTTCTCGATGTTGATGCCGCAGGGATGCTTACATCAGTTCACCTATGGGGGCCGGTGCTCGGTCGGCCGCGCGCTGCTTTCGCGGTTGGGGCTCGATGCCGCGCTGATCGGCGTTGCCGCACGCAACATCCCGCCCGCGTTCGTTTACCGTCTGACCAGAGCTCATGACTGA